The following proteins are co-located in the Rippkaea orientalis PCC 8801 genome:
- a CDS encoding rod shape-determining protein translates to MPRNFWNRFSLSRDMGIDLGTANTLVYVSGKGIVLEEPSVVAIDQDRKIPLAVGEEAKKMLGRTPGNVIALRPLRDGVIADFLSAMIMLKEFIQRAHEGSPLGNPRMVIGIPSGITEVERRAVIDAAREAGARDVGLIEEPIAAALGAGLPVTEATGNMIVDIGGGTTEVAVLSLQGRVLSESVRVAGDELTESIIGYMKKVHNLVIGERTAEEIKIRLASAYPLRHEEEPIMDVRGLHLMSGLPRTVTVKGEEVRESMAEPLAVIVDAVKRTLERTPPELAADIIDRGIMLAGGGALLRGLDTLLSHETGIVTHIAEDPLRCVVKGTGEVLKNPKILDRVLSESSRLV, encoded by the coding sequence ATGCCACGGAATTTTTGGAATCGGTTTTCACTATCGCGGGATATGGGCATTGACTTAGGTACTGCCAATACCCTTGTCTATGTTTCAGGGAAAGGGATAGTTCTCGAAGAACCCTCAGTGGTCGCTATCGACCAAGATCGCAAAATTCCCCTAGCCGTAGGGGAAGAAGCCAAAAAAATGCTCGGTCGGACTCCCGGAAATGTCATTGCGTTACGTCCTCTACGCGATGGCGTAATCGCGGACTTCCTCAGTGCGATGATTATGCTCAAAGAATTTATCCAACGGGCTCACGAAGGCAGTCCCTTGGGCAATCCTCGCATGGTTATCGGGATTCCTAGCGGGATCACCGAAGTGGAACGTCGGGCCGTTATTGACGCAGCCAGAGAAGCCGGAGCTAGGGATGTGGGGCTGATTGAAGAACCCATCGCTGCTGCTTTAGGAGCTGGTTTACCGGTCACAGAAGCCACAGGAAACATGATCGTTGATATTGGGGGAGGAACCACCGAAGTCGCGGTTTTGAGTTTACAGGGACGAGTCCTCAGTGAATCCGTTCGCGTCGCTGGCGATGAACTTACCGAGTCCATCATTGGCTATATGAAAAAAGTTCATAACCTAGTCATTGGGGAAAGGACTGCTGAAGAAATCAAAATTCGTCTGGCTTCAGCCTATCCTTTGCGGCACGAAGAAGAACCGATTATGGACGTAAGGGGCTTACACTTAATGTCTGGTTTACCCCGAACGGTGACAGTCAAAGGGGAAGAAGTTCGAGAAAGCATGGCCGAGCCCTTAGCCGTGATTGTCGATGCTGTTAAACGGACGTTAGAAAGGACTCCCCCCGAATTAGCGGCCGATATTATCGATCGCGGCATTATGTTGGCTGGTGGTGGAGCCTTGTTACGAGGACTCGATACCCTACTCAGCCATGAAACAGGAATTGTCACCCACATCGCGGAAGATCCCCTGCGTTGTGTGGTTAAAGGAACCGGAGAAGTCCTGAAAAATCCCAAGATCTTAGATCGGGTGTTGAGCGAAAGTTCCCGTCTTGTCTAA
- a CDS encoding single-stranded DNA-binding protein, whose translation MSLNVVHLVGRAGRDPEVKYFESGKVLCELTLAVNRRTSKSDEPDWFNLKIWGKTAEIAANYVRKGGLIGIQGSLTIETWTDRNTGANRSKPVILVDRLDLLGSKRDEEGGLGSNYPMTDEF comes from the coding sequence ATGAGTTTAAATGTTGTTCATTTGGTCGGTCGTGCGGGTAGAGATCCTGAAGTCAAGTATTTTGAATCAGGAAAAGTGCTTTGTGAACTGACTTTAGCGGTTAATCGTCGGACGAGCAAAAGCGATGAACCTGACTGGTTTAATTTAAAAATTTGGGGTAAAACTGCGGAAATTGCCGCTAATTATGTGCGAAAAGGCGGGTTAATCGGGATTCAAGGGTCTTTAACCATTGAAACCTGGACTGATCGCAATACAGGAGCAAATCGCTCTAAACCCGTCATTCTTGTCGATCGCTTAGATTTGCTAGGCTCTAAACGAGATGAAGAGGGGGGATTAGGAAGCAATTACCCGATGACTGATGAATTTTAA
- the sigC gene encoding RNA polymerase sigma factor SigC: MPATPFYSDTDYYSPLASDGNASSVGFSEKAYELREGSLELELHGIDFTEAEKNHHQGSTDLVRLYLQDIGRVPLLNQEEEVIKAQQVQSYVELLDLRQKAAQAGDRAIQQLIEMAEIHDRLFISLGYRPSWDRWAKAAQISVGELKTILGQGKERWAQLADIELDQLETIEKVGIRAKEQMIKANLRLVVSVAKKYQHRGLELLDLIQEGTLGLERAVEKFDPTKGYRFSTYAYWWIRQGITRAISTQSRIIRLPVHITEKLNKIKRAQRKLSQEKGRKATIEEMSKELDMSAEQIREVLLRIPRSVSLEVKVGKEKDTELVDLLETECQSPEESLISESLRKDLQVLLEDLTEREQDVIKLRYGFEDGTCYSLADIGRVLELSRERVRQIEAKALQKLRQPRRRNQIRDYFESLT, from the coding sequence ATGCCAGCCACACCATTTTATTCTGACACCGATTATTATTCTCCCTTGGCATCTGACGGAAATGCTTCTTCCGTCGGGTTTTCTGAGAAGGCTTATGAATTACGGGAGGGTTCCTTAGAACTGGAACTACATGGAATAGACTTTACAGAAGCCGAAAAAAATCACCACCAAGGTAGTACAGATTTAGTGAGATTATACCTTCAAGATATTGGTCGAGTTCCTCTACTCAACCAAGAAGAAGAAGTGATCAAAGCGCAACAAGTCCAAAGCTACGTCGAGTTATTAGATTTGCGTCAAAAGGCGGCTCAAGCAGGGGATAGAGCCATTCAACAATTGATTGAAATGGCAGAAATTCACGATCGCTTGTTCATTAGTCTCGGCTATCGTCCATCTTGGGACCGGTGGGCAAAGGCTGCACAAATCTCCGTTGGGGAATTGAAAACGATTCTAGGACAAGGAAAAGAACGCTGGGCTCAACTGGCCGACATTGAGCTAGATCAACTCGAAACGATTGAAAAAGTCGGGATTCGCGCGAAAGAACAGATGATCAAAGCCAATTTGCGTCTAGTGGTGTCTGTGGCCAAAAAATATCAACATCGTGGGTTAGAACTCCTCGACTTGATTCAAGAAGGAACCCTAGGGTTAGAACGAGCAGTCGAAAAGTTTGATCCCACTAAAGGATATCGCTTTTCTACCTACGCTTATTGGTGGATTCGGCAGGGCATTACTAGAGCAATCTCCACCCAAAGCCGTATTATTCGACTTCCGGTGCACATCACCGAAAAACTCAATAAAATTAAACGAGCCCAGAGAAAGCTTTCCCAAGAAAAAGGGCGCAAAGCGACTATCGAAGAAATGTCCAAGGAATTGGATATGAGTGCCGAGCAAATTAGGGAAGTGTTGCTGCGCATTCCTCGCTCAGTCTCCTTAGAGGTGAAAGTCGGTAAAGAAAAAGATACGGAATTAGTAGACCTATTAGAAACCGAATGTCAATCCCCTGAAGAAAGTTTAATCAGTGAATCCCTACGGAAAGATTTGCAAGTCCTTCTTGAAGATCTCACGGAACGAGAACAGGACGTAATTAAGCTGCGCTACGGGTTCGAGGATGGAACTTGTTACTCCTTAGCCGATATTGGGCGTGTCCTAGAATTGTCCCGTGAGCGCGTGCGTCAAATTGAAGCTAAGGCACTACAAAAGTTACGCCAACCGCGACGACGCAATCAAATTCGGGATTATTTTGAATCCCTAACCTAA
- the miaA gene encoding tRNA (adenosine(37)-N6)-dimethylallyltransferase MiaA, translating into MNTPLIVICGATATGKSGLALTLAQRLDSIIISADSRQVYREFDIGTAKPTHAEQDLVPHYLIDICSPTQTFTVADYQDKVTKLLQSTPCLSPSLLVGGTGLYIKSIVRGLKIPRVAPQPQLRQELEALGQAQCYAMLNQVDSLGAHKIHPHDQVRTLRALEVFYVTGVPISQQQGEYPPTYPILQIGLDSTPDALEKRIEQRTQMMLTMGLVKEVETLMEKYGSDLPLLNTLGYAEIKEYLQGKMSLDQAKAAIILHTRQFAKRQRTWFRSYREIQWFDPTSVNFLDNVWMTIQQFLA; encoded by the coding sequence ATGAACACCCCGTTAATTGTTATTTGTGGGGCCACAGCTACCGGAAAGTCAGGATTGGCCTTAACATTAGCTCAACGCCTTGATTCTATCATTATTAGTGCGGACTCCCGTCAAGTGTATCGAGAATTTGATATTGGAACCGCTAAACCGACTCATGCTGAACAAGACTTAGTTCCCCATTATCTCATCGATATTTGTTCTCCCACCCAGACGTTCACCGTCGCTGATTATCAAGACAAAGTAACAAAGTTGCTTCAGTCTACGCCTTGTTTGTCTCCCTCTCTATTAGTTGGGGGAACAGGACTTTATATTAAGTCTATTGTTCGGGGGTTAAAAATTCCGAGGGTTGCCCCTCAACCTCAATTAAGACAAGAACTTGAGGCTCTCGGTCAAGCACAATGTTACGCTATGTTAAATCAGGTTGATTCTCTGGGGGCTCATAAAATTCACCCTCATGATCAAGTTAGAACCTTGCGAGCTTTAGAGGTATTTTATGTTACGGGAGTCCCCATTTCTCAACAACAGGGGGAATATCCTCCTACTTATCCTATTTTACAAATTGGCTTAGATAGTACTCCAGACGCTTTAGAAAAACGAATTGAACAACGGACTCAAATGATGCTTACCATGGGGTTAGTTAAAGAAGTTGAAACCTTGATGGAAAAATATGGCTCAGATTTACCGTTATTAAATACCCTAGGTTATGCAGAAATCAAAGAGTATCTTCAAGGAAAAATGTCTTTAGACCAAGCAAAAGCAGCTATTATTTTACATACTCGTCAATTTGCTAAACGTCAAAGAACTTGGTTTCGTTCCTATCGAGAAATTCAATGGTTTGATCCCACTTCTGTTAACTTTTTAGATAATGTTTGGATGACTATACAGCAATTTTTAGCTTAA
- a CDS encoding Fur family transcriptional regulator — MKGQRTRSQERIVRLLKSLNHAVSAQDLYLELKTRDQALGLATVYRSLEALKLEGTVQARTLTNGEAVYSLVAKDQHHLTCVNCGQSFPIDECPVHDLEQRLEKSHRFQVYYHTLEFFGLCYDCQLSAERNR; from the coding sequence ATGAAAGGCCAACGCACCCGTTCCCAAGAGCGTATTGTTCGTCTCCTAAAGTCTTTAAATCATGCTGTCTCGGCTCAAGATTTATATTTAGAGCTCAAAACCCGCGATCAGGCCTTGGGACTAGCGACGGTTTATCGTTCCTTAGAAGCGTTGAAACTTGAAGGAACTGTACAAGCACGAACGTTAACCAATGGTGAAGCGGTTTATAGTTTAGTCGCTAAAGATCAACATCACTTAACTTGTGTTAACTGTGGTCAGTCCTTTCCCATTGATGAATGTCCCGTCCATGATTTAGAACAACGACTGGAAAAATCCCATCGCTTTCAAGTTTATTATCATACCTTAGAGTTTTTTGGACTATGTTATGACTGTCAATTATCGGCTGAACGTAACCGTTAA
- the purS gene encoding phosphoribosylformylglycinamidine synthase subunit PurS, translating into MSQQYQCRIYVTLRPSVLDPAGTAVESGLKQLGYEGVERVRIGKYIELNLTAKDEIEAEKQLHEMCDRLLANPVIENYCFEMTPVHATQVCGG; encoded by the coding sequence ATGTCTCAACAATACCAGTGTCGCATTTACGTTACCCTTAGACCTTCGGTTTTAGACCCGGCCGGAACAGCCGTGGAGTCAGGACTAAAACAATTAGGATACGAAGGGGTTGAGCGGGTGAGAATTGGTAAGTATATTGAACTGAATTTGACCGCTAAAGATGAAATAGAGGCTGAAAAGCAACTCCATGAGATGTGCGATCGCCTCTTAGCGAACCCTGTCATTGAAAATTATTGCTTCGAGATGACTCCTGTCCATGCTACTCAAGTTTGTGGGGGATAA
- the purQ gene encoding phosphoribosylformylglycinamidine synthase subunit PurQ codes for MKFGIVVFPGSNCDRDLQTVTQGLLNQPTRMIWHQETDLNDLDVILIPGGFSYGDYLRCGAIARFSPIMPHVIEHANQGKLVLGICNGFQILTEIGLLPGALIRNRDLHFICDRVSLRVEHNQSPWTQTYTSEQVITLPIAHGEGRYYADGDTLKQLEDNGQILLRYCTPTGEIEETANPNGSLYNIAGISNKQGNVFGLMPHPERASDPLVGAMDGRGLFEGLIAA; via the coding sequence GTGAAATTTGGTATTGTCGTCTTTCCAGGATCAAATTGCGATCGCGATCTCCAAACCGTTACCCAAGGGTTACTCAACCAACCCACTCGTATGATTTGGCATCAAGAAACCGATCTTAACGATCTCGATGTCATTCTTATTCCAGGGGGGTTTAGTTACGGGGACTATTTACGATGTGGGGCGATCGCTCGTTTTTCGCCCATTATGCCCCATGTTATCGAACACGCTAACCAAGGTAAGTTAGTGCTAGGGATCTGCAATGGCTTCCAAATTTTAACGGAAATTGGCCTATTACCGGGGGCGTTAATCCGTAATCGAGATTTACATTTTATTTGTGATCGCGTTTCCTTAAGGGTAGAACATAACCAGTCACCTTGGACTCAAACCTACACTTCTGAACAGGTAATCACCTTACCGATCGCCCACGGAGAAGGACGTTATTATGCGGATGGAGATACCCTCAAACAATTAGAAGATAATGGTCAAATTCTCCTGCGATACTGTACTCCCACAGGAGAAATTGAGGAAACGGCTAATCCCAATGGGTCACTTTATAATATTGCTGGAATTAGCAATAAACAGGGCAATGTTTTTGGACTCATGCCCCATCCAGAACGGGCTTCAGATCCCCTTGTTGGAGCCATGGACGGACGAGGATTATTTGAAGGATTAATAGCAGCTTAA
- a CDS encoding NAD(P)H-dependent glycerol-3-phosphate dehydrogenase gives MTHQLTNITIIGAGLWGLALAKLGNYNQHNQVTIWSRHSPDSLASIIGNTDVIVSAVSMPGVRPTIELLQSLNFPQNSIIVTATKGLDPITTDTPSQMWQAAFPEHSIVVLSGPNLSKEIDQGLPAATVVSSHNLAAAETIQERFSSEVFRVYVNSDPIGTELGGTLKNVMAIAAGVCDGLQLGTNAKAALVTRALPEMIRVGTYFGASPATFFGLSGLGDLMATCDSPLSRNYRVGYGLAQGKTLEEILLELKSTAEGINTTHVLVDLANKQGIVIPIAWEVERLLKGETTPQEAVQALIKRELKEEFGDLGFDRL, from the coding sequence ATGACTCATCAGTTAACAAATATTACCATTATTGGGGCTGGATTATGGGGTTTAGCTTTAGCCAAATTAGGTAATTATAATCAACACAACCAAGTCACGATTTGGTCACGCCATAGTCCTGATTCCTTAGCATCAATTATTGGCAATACTGATGTGATTGTTTCTGCTGTTTCTATGCCAGGAGTTAGGCCAACAATCGAGTTATTACAATCCCTAAATTTCCCTCAAAATAGTATTATTGTTACCGCAACAAAAGGATTAGATCCCATAACGACCGATACCCCTTCTCAAATGTGGCAAGCCGCATTTCCTGAGCATTCAATCGTGGTTTTATCGGGTCCCAATCTTTCTAAAGAAATTGATCAAGGTTTACCCGCAGCAACAGTGGTTTCTAGCCACAATTTAGCTGCGGCAGAAACCATTCAAGAACGATTTTCCTCAGAGGTTTTTCGGGTTTATGTTAATAGCGATCCCATCGGAACCGAATTAGGTGGAACCCTAAAAAATGTCATGGCGATCGCGGCCGGAGTTTGTGATGGATTACAATTAGGAACTAATGCCAAAGCCGCATTAGTGACAAGAGCTCTACCCGAAATGATCCGAGTCGGAACCTATTTTGGCGCGTCCCCTGCCACGTTTTTTGGACTATCGGGCTTAGGGGATTTAATGGCAACTTGTGATAGTCCTTTATCTCGGAATTATCGAGTCGGTTATGGCTTAGCTCAAGGAAAAACCTTAGAGGAAATTTTGTTAGAATTAAAGAGTACCGCAGAAGGAATTAATACGACCCATGTCTTAGTTGATTTAGCCAATAAACAGGGAATTGTTATTCCTATTGCCTGGGAAGTTGAGCGATTACTTAAAGGAGAAACAACCCCTCAAGAAGCGGTTCAAGCATTAATCAAACGAGAACTTAAAGAAGAGTTCGGTGACTTAGGATTCGATCGCTTATAA
- a CDS encoding TolB family protein, producing MKPRRKRFHQSLTLLLLLSSLTLGLGSCQPGTFITPPTLELGSALNSRSAEEFPRFSYDGRYLVFASDRQGQRGIWLYDRLNNRLLPLPGINQPGTRQDQPDISSDGRYIVYVSEQEGKPDIFLYDRFTFQREQITKNWLGEVRHPTISGNGRLIAFEANRQGQWDLVIYDRGLNTPLSVPNPQQKETGINTNPKNQ from the coding sequence ATGAAGCCGCGTCGTAAGAGATTTCATCAATCCTTAACGCTATTACTATTACTCAGTAGTTTGACCCTAGGGTTAGGTAGCTGTCAACCAGGGACTTTTATTACTCCCCCAACTCTGGAACTCGGATCAGCATTAAATAGCCGTTCCGCAGAAGAGTTTCCGCGTTTTTCTTACGATGGACGCTACTTAGTCTTTGCTTCTGATCGGCAAGGACAAAGGGGAATTTGGCTTTATGATCGCCTCAATAATCGTTTATTACCCTTACCTGGGATTAATCAACCCGGCACTCGTCAGGATCAACCCGATATTAGTAGCGACGGTCGGTACATTGTCTATGTTTCCGAACAAGAGGGTAAACCCGATATTTTTCTCTATGATCGCTTTACCTTCCAACGGGAACAAATTACTAAAAATTGGTTAGGAGAAGTCCGCCATCCAACCATTAGCGGCAACGGTCGCTTAATTGCTTTTGAAGCCAACCGTCAGGGACAATGGGATTTAGTCATTTATGATCGCGGATTAAATACCCCTTTGTCTGTTCCCAACCCACAGCAAAAGGAAACCGGAATCAACACAAACCCAAAAAACCAGTAG
- a CDS encoding helix-turn-helix transcriptional regulator — MLMVSSKLYSPASLSGREIEILDLVATGLTNLEIAEELEISKRTVDNHISNILTKTKTENRVELVRWALQWGKICLNDVNCCYLPSSTASQSINEAAS, encoded by the coding sequence ATACTTATGGTAAGCAGTAAGCTCTACAGCCCAGCTTCTTTGTCAGGTCGGGAAATAGAAATTCTTGACTTAGTGGCAACTGGGTTAACTAATCTCGAAATTGCTGAGGAACTCGAAATTAGTAAACGTACCGTGGATAATCATATTAGCAACATTCTGACAAAAACCAAAACTGAAAATCGGGTAGAATTAGTCCGTTGGGCATTGCAATGGGGAAAAATCTGTCTCAATGATGTCAATTGTTGCTATTTACCCAGTTCTACAGCGTCTCAGTCCATTAATGAAGCCGCGTCGTAA
- the pap gene encoding polyphosphate:AMP phosphotransferase, which yields MLDNLDLKLTLDKETYQSQLEQLMRQLRSLQKACWDNKLPVIIVLEGWAAAGKGTLLQKTIGYMDPRGFTVHPILAATPDEEKYPFLWRFWHKLPAKGSIGIFYHSWYTHVLEDRLFQKVNNSDIPLLMRDINAFEHQLVDDGVAMAKFWIHLSRKEMKKRLKKYEADELESWRVRPEDWQQANRYDEYAALAEEMLTFTSTGHAPWTLVEGDCQRWTRIKVLSQIVATITQALDLRKLPQTAIPSLPPQTELQPTEPDFLGKVDLSLHLSKDEYRQRLGEAQVKLRQLQLRIFRENIPVLVTFEGWDAAGKGGAIKRLTDTLDPRSYKVNAFAAPSQEEKQYHYLWRFWRYLPGGGTIGIFDRSWYGRVLVERIEGFANELEWRRSYKEINEFEAQLTHGGYVLVKFWLHIGLDEQLRRFEERRDNPFKNYKLTDEDWRNRDKFPLYYVAVNQMIARTSTPAAPWYIVPGNDKYYARVFVIETLISAIETELKRR from the coding sequence ATGTTAGATAACCTAGATTTAAAATTAACCCTTGATAAAGAAACTTATCAATCCCAACTAGAACAGTTGATGCGTCAACTGCGATCGCTGCAAAAAGCGTGTTGGGACAATAAACTCCCCGTCATTATTGTACTCGAAGGTTGGGCAGCGGCCGGCAAAGGAACGTTATTACAAAAAACTATTGGCTATATGGACCCCCGTGGGTTTACGGTTCATCCGATTTTAGCAGCGACTCCAGATGAGGAAAAATACCCGTTTTTGTGGCGATTTTGGCATAAACTGCCAGCTAAGGGGAGTATCGGCATTTTTTATCACAGTTGGTATACCCATGTCCTAGAAGATCGTTTGTTTCAAAAGGTGAATAACAGTGATATTCCCCTCCTAATGCGCGATATTAACGCCTTTGAACATCAATTAGTGGATGATGGGGTAGCTATGGCTAAATTTTGGATTCATTTGAGTCGAAAGGAGATGAAAAAGCGACTCAAGAAGTATGAAGCGGATGAACTGGAGTCTTGGCGAGTTCGTCCAGAAGATTGGCAACAGGCTAACCGCTATGATGAATATGCAGCCTTAGCTGAAGAAATGTTAACCTTTACCAGTACGGGTCATGCGCCTTGGACGTTAGTGGAAGGAGACTGTCAGCGATGGACTCGTATTAAAGTATTATCGCAGATTGTAGCCACCATTACTCAAGCATTAGATCTGCGGAAACTCCCTCAAACCGCTATTCCCTCCTTACCTCCCCAAACGGAATTACAACCCACAGAGCCCGATTTTTTGGGTAAGGTGGATTTAAGTCTGCATTTGTCTAAAGACGAGTATCGGCAACGGTTAGGGGAAGCGCAGGTTAAACTGCGTCAGTTACAATTGCGGATTTTTCGGGAAAATATCCCTGTTTTAGTGACTTTTGAGGGATGGGATGCAGCCGGAAAGGGAGGGGCAATTAAACGCCTTACGGATACTTTAGACCCGCGAAGTTACAAAGTCAATGCTTTTGCAGCCCCAAGCCAAGAAGAGAAGCAATACCATTATTTATGGCGATTTTGGCGATATTTGCCAGGGGGAGGAACAATAGGCATTTTTGACCGCAGTTGGTATGGTCGGGTGTTAGTGGAAAGAATTGAAGGGTTTGCCAATGAGTTAGAATGGCGGCGATCTTATAAAGAAATTAATGAATTTGAAGCCCAATTAACCCATGGGGGCTATGTATTAGTTAAGTTTTGGTTACATATTGGTTTGGATGAACAATTAAGACGGTTTGAAGAACGGCGAGATAATCCTTTTAAAAATTATAAATTAACCGACGAAGATTGGCGAAATCGAGATAAATTTCCGTTATATTATGTCGCAGTTAATCAAATGATTGCCCGTACCAGCACCCCCGCAGCTCCTTGGTATATTGTCCCTGGCAATGATAAATATTATGCCCGTGTTTTTGTCATTGAAACGTTGATTAGTGCTATTGAAACTGAGTTAAAACGGCGATGA
- the galE gene encoding UDP-glucose 4-epimerase GalE, giving the protein MSKKTTILVTGGAGYIGSHAVLALQKSGYDVIILDNLSYGHRELVKEVLKVELIVGDTNDRPLLDQLFANREITAVMHFAAYIAVGESVVNPSIYYRNNVVGTLTLLEAMLAAKINKFVFSSTCAIYGMPQEIPMTENHPQDPLSPYAASKFMVEQILEDFDHAYGFKSVAFRYFNASGADPQGNLGEDHHPETHLIPLALLTALKKRDSLSIFGTDYKTPDGTAVRDYIHVNDLASAHVLGLEYLLNGGKSEVFNLGNGNGFSVREVIETAKKITGIDFLVKESDRRPGDAPILVGSSEKARNILGWQPQYADLETIIDHAWSWHQKRHGS; this is encoded by the coding sequence GTGAGTAAAAAAACAACTATTTTAGTAACAGGAGGAGCGGGATATATCGGTTCTCATGCTGTTCTCGCTCTGCAAAAATCGGGTTATGATGTCATTATTTTAGATAATCTTTCCTACGGACATCGCGAATTAGTAAAAGAGGTCTTAAAGGTCGAATTAATCGTCGGTGATACCAACGATAGACCTTTGCTTGATCAACTGTTTGCGAATCGAGAAATTACTGCGGTGATGCACTTTGCTGCTTATATTGCTGTGGGTGAATCGGTGGTTAATCCGAGTATTTATTATCGCAATAATGTGGTAGGAACTTTGACCCTTTTAGAAGCCATGTTAGCCGCTAAAATTAATAAGTTTGTCTTCTCTTCTACCTGTGCTATTTATGGGATGCCCCAAGAAATTCCCATGACAGAAAACCATCCTCAAGATCCTCTGAGTCCCTACGCAGCGAGTAAGTTTATGGTAGAACAAATCCTAGAGGATTTTGATCACGCTTATGGCTTCAAATCCGTTGCTTTTCGTTATTTTAATGCCTCTGGAGCCGATCCTCAAGGGAATTTAGGAGAAGATCATCACCCTGAAACCCATTTAATTCCTTTAGCCTTATTAACTGCTTTGAAAAAACGAGACTCTTTATCCATTTTTGGCACAGATTATAAGACTCCCGATGGGACTGCGGTAAGGGATTATATTCATGTTAATGATCTTGCGTCTGCCCATGTTTTAGGGTTAGAATATCTGTTAAACGGAGGCAAAAGTGAGGTATTTAATTTAGGAAATGGCAATGGTTTTTCGGTGCGAGAAGTCATTGAAACGGCCAAAAAAATCACGGGAATTGATTTTTTAGTCAAAGAAAGCGATCGCCGTCCAGGGGATGCACCTATTTTAGTCGGTAGTAGCGAAAAAGCGCGAAATATTCTCGGCTGGCAGCCTCAATATGCCGATTTAGAAACCATTATAGATCATGCTTGGTCTTGGCATCAAAAACGCCATGGATCTTAA
- a CDS encoding photosystem II reaction center protein J encodes MFAEGRIPLWIVGVIAGMGVIAVVGLFFYGAYAGLGSSM; translated from the coding sequence ATGTTTGCAGAAGGAAGAATCCCCCTTTGGATTGTCGGTGTTATCGCTGGTATGGGCGTTATTGCTGTTGTTGGTCTTTTCTTCTATGGAGCCTACGCTGGTTTAGGTTCTTCAATGTAG
- a CDS encoding photosystem II reaction center protein L: MERNTNPNRQPVELNRTSLYLGLLLVAVLGILFSSYFFN; encoded by the coding sequence ATGGAAAGAAATACTAATCCCAATCGTCAACCTGTTGAATTAAACCGGACATCTCTCTATCTAGGGTTACTCCTAGTTGCTGTTCTCGGTATTCTTTTCTCTAGTTATTTCTTTAACTAG
- the psbF gene encoding cytochrome b559 subunit beta, producing MTSNNPNQPVSYPIFTVRWLSVHALAVPTVFFIGAISAMQFIQR from the coding sequence ATGACCAGTAACAATCCTAATCAACCTGTTTCCTATCCCATTTTTACCGTGAGATGGCTGTCTGTTCATGCGTTAGCTGTTCCTACAGTTTTCTTTATCGGTGCTATTTCCGCTATGCAATTTATTCAACGATAA
- the psbE gene encoding cytochrome b559 subunit alpha has product MSGSTGERPFSDIVTSIRYWVIHSITIPMLFIAGWLFVSTGLAYDVFGTPRPDQYFTQERQELPIISDRYKASQQIQEFNK; this is encoded by the coding sequence ATGTCAGGTAGTACCGGAGAACGTCCATTTTCAGATATTGTTACTAGCATTCGTTATTGGGTTATCCATAGCATCACCATCCCCATGTTATTTATTGCGGGTTGGCTGTTCGTCAGTACCGGACTTGCCTATGATGTTTTTGGAACTCCCCGTCCTGATCAATATTTCACCCAGGAACGTCAGGAATTACCCATTATTTCTGATCGCTATAAAGCTAGTCAGCAAATCCAAGAATTTAACAAATAG